CCGTCGCCGAGCTCCTCCCAGCCGAGCTCGCCCCAGACGGTGCGGCGCGGGCCGGGCTCGCCGGAGTACGCGACGTCGACCGTGAAGGTCGCGCCCGCCGGGATCGGCGCGGCCGGCGTGACGACGAGACGCCCGCCGCGCTGCACGTGCCGGGTCTCGCGGCGGCCGTCGACGCGCACGTCGGTGGCGCGGAGGCCCGTGAGGTCGAGCTCGAACCGGGCGAGCGGCTCGCGGGCGACGGCCGTGAGGATCGCACGCGCCTTCAGCCGGTTGCGGGCCACGCGGTAGTCGAGGTCGAGGTCGTAGCGCTCGACCGCGTACGTGGAGGAGCCGACCTCGGGGGTGTAGTCGTCGCCGGACGCCGGTCCCGTCGCGGCCCTCACCGGCGACCGGCGGTCGCGGGCGCCTCGGTCGCGGGATCCGCGACGGTCGCGGACGCGGACGCGCTCGCCCCCGCGGGCAGGTACCGTCCGAGCTTCACCTCGCGCCACGGGCCGATCGGGTTGCCGCTCCAGCGGCTCGCCTCGGGCACGAGCTCCCCGCGCATCACGAGGCTCGCGGGGCCGACGGTGGCCTGCGGGCCGATGCGCGCCGCGGGGAGGATGACGCTGTGCGGCCCGAGGGTCGCACCCGCGTCGAGGGTGACGGTGTCCATGCTCATGATCCGATCATGGAACAGATGCGTCTGCACGACGCACCCGCGGTTGATCGTGGATGCATCGCCGAGGGTCACGAGGTCCGCCTCGGGCAGCCAGTGCGAGTCGCACCACACGCCGGATCCGATGCGCGCGCCGAGGCTCCGCAGCCACCAGACGAGCGCGGGCGTGCCCGCGGCCGACGACGCGAACCAGGGCGCGGCCACCATCTCCGTGAAGACGTCCGACACCTCGCTGCGCCACACGAACGACGACCACAGCGGGTGCTCCTCCGCGCGGATGCGGCCGATGAGGATCCACTTCGCCGCCGTCGAGATGCCCGCCGCGACCGCGCCCGCCGCGAGCAGCACGACGCCGCCCAGCAGGAACGCGACGAATGGGCCCCACGCCTCGGTGAGCGCGGCGAGCGCCACGAGCACCGCGAGGCCGATCGCGCAGGTCACGATCACGGGAACGACGCGCAGCAGCTCCCAGAGGATGCGCGCCACGCGCAGCCGCGTCGGCGGCCTGAACGTGCGGGAGTCGTCGGCCGCGGCGACCGTGCGCCGGAGCCGGACGGGCGGGGAGCCGAGCCACGAGGATCCCGCCTTCGACTTGGTGGGCGCCGCCGAGAGCACGGCGACGAGGCCGTCCTTCGGGACCTTGTGGCCGGGACCCGCCATGCCGGAGTTGCCGAGGAACGCGCGCTGGCCGATCTCCGCGCGGGCGACGCGCATCCACCCGCCGCCGAGCTCGTAGCCGGCCACGAGCGTGTCGTCGGCGAGGAAGGCGCCGTCGCGGATCGTGGTCATCGCGGGGATGAGGAGCACGGTCGACGCCTCGACGTCCTTGCCCACGCGCGCGCCGAGGAGGCGCAGCCACACGGGCGTGAAGAGGCCGGCGTAGAGCGGGAAGAGCACGGTGCGCGCGAGGTCGAGGAGGCGCTCGGTAGACCACAGCTGCCAGCCGACGCGGCTCCGCACCGCGTGGATGCCCTCGGTGACGCCGAGGCCGAGCAGGCGCACGGATCCGACCACGAGCAGCGCGAGCACCAGCCCCGTGACCAGCACGGCGGGCACGAGCGCGCCGAGGCCGCGCCACCAGACGTCGCCCAGGTCGGCGGATCCTCGGATCGCGGCCGCGAGGATCCCGCCGCCCGCGACGAACGCCACCACGGGCACGAGCGCGGTGGCGACCGAGGCGGCGCCGTACGCCGCGACCCAGCGGGTGTTGCGCGGCGGCCGGTGGTCGGGCCACCAGACGCGCGCCTTGCCGACGCGCGCGGCGGGGGATCCGGCCCAGCGCTGGCCCGACGGCACGCGTCCGAAGACGGCCGAGCCCGGCGCGATCTCCGCGCCCTTGCCGATGCGCGTGCCCGGCAGCAGGGTCGAGCGGGTGCCGACCGTGGATCCCGCGCCGATGCGGACCGCGCCGACGCGCACGGTGTCGCCGTCGATCCAGTAGCCGGAGAGGTCGACCTCGGGCTCGACGGATGCGCCCCGGCCGATGCGGAGCATGCCCGTCACCGGCGGCAGCGTGTGCAGGTCGACGTCGTCCGCGATGCGCGCGCCGAGCGCCCGCGCGTAGTACGTAATCCACGGCGCGCCCGCGAGCCCGACCGCGCCGATCTGCTGCGCGATCTGCTCGGCCAGCCAGAGCCGCAGGTGCCAGCGGCCGCCGCGCGGGTGGTCGCCGGGCGTGAGGCCGCGGAGGAGGAGGCGCGCGGCGACCGCGGAGATCGCCATGCGGCCGAACGGCGTCGCGAAGAGGAGGAGGCCCGGCGCGAGCACCCACCAGGAGACGTCGGGCAGCGCGTCGAAGCCGCCGAGCGGGCTCAGCAGCGCGCTGGCGGTGAGCAGGAGCGCGAGCCAGCGGAGGCTCTGCAGGGCGAGGAGGGGCGCGCCGAGGAGGGTCTGGATCCACTGCGTGCGGCGGGGCGTGGGCGTCACGTCCACGCGCGGCCCGCTGCGCTCGGCCCGCGGCGCGCGTCCGGCGATGGCGGCGTGCATGGCGCCGAGGCGCGGGTGCGCGTAGACGTCGGCGACCGTGAACTCGGGGTCGATCGTGCGGATCCGCGCCACGAGCTGCGCGGCCGACAGGGATCCGCCGCCCAGGTCGAAGAAGTTGGCGTCGGCGCTCGCGACGGGCGTGCCGAGCGCGGCGGACCACATCTCGGCGAGCGGGCGGAGCTCCGCGTCGAGGTCGGCGCCGTCGTCGCCCGCGGCGCCCGGCAGCGGCCACGGCAGCGCGGCCCGGTCGACCTTGCCGGAGGTGCGGGTGGGCAGCGAGTCGACGACGCCGATGAGCGGCACGAGCGCGGCGGGCAGCGCGACGCGGAGGCGCTGCACCGCGTCCTCGCGGGAGAAGGCGGCCGGATCCCGCGGCACGAGGTAGCCGACGAGCACCTGGTTGCCGGCGTCCGTGGTCTGCACGGCGACGGCCGCGCCCTGCACGTCGTCGAGGTCCTGCAGCGCCGCCTCGATCTCGCCCAGCTCGATGCGCCGGCCGCCGACCTTCACCTGGTCGTCCGCGCGGCCCTGGAAGACGAGGCCCTCGGCCTCGAAGCGCACGAGGTCGCCGCTGCGGTACGCGCGGTCCCACGCGAGCGCGGGGAACGGGGCGTACTTCTCGGCGTCCTTCGCGGGATCCAGGTAGCGGGCGAGCCCGACGCCGCCGATGATCAGCTCGCCGACGCCGCCCTCGGGCACGCGCGCGCCCTCGGCGTCGACCACGGCGAGGGTCCAGCCGTCCAGGGGCAGGCCGATCCGCACCGGGCCGGGTCCGCCGAGCGGGGCCGCGCACGCGACGACGGTGGCCTCGGTGGGGCCGTACGTGTTCCAGACCTCGCGGCCGTCGGTCGCGAGCCGCTGCCCGAGCTCGGGCGGGCAGGCCTCGCCGCCGAAGATGAGCAGCCGCACGTTCTCGAGCGACTCCGCGGGCCACAGCGCCGCGAGCGTCGGGACGGTGGACACGATCGTCACGCCGTGCGTGGTGAGCCAGGGCCCGAGGTCCATGCCGCTGCGGACGAGGCTGCGGGGCGCGGGCACGAGGCACGCGCCGTGGCGCCACGCCAGCCACATCTCCTCGCAGCTGGCGTCGAACGCGACCGAGAGGCCCGCGAGCACGCGGTCGCCGGGGCCGATCGGCTCCTCCTGCAGGAACAGGCGCGCCTCCGCGTCGACGAAGGCCGCGGCCGAGCGGTGCGAGACGGCGACGCCCTTGGGGGTGCCGGTGGATCCCGAGGTGAAGATGATCCACGCGTCGTCCTCCGGCGCGGGCGGCGCCACGAGCGGCAGCGCGGAGGTGGAGGCGTGCGCGGCGGCGGCGGGGAGCACGCGGAGTGCCGCGGCGGCAGCGGCCTCGGCGTCGGCGGCGTCGGCCGTGCGCGGCGCGTACTCGCCCGTGCCGGTCACGACGCCCGCGACGCGGGCCTCGCCGAACACGAGCCGGGCGCGCTCATCGGGGTCGTCCGCGTCCACCGGCACGTAGGCCGCGCCGGCCGCGAGCACGCCGAGCACGGTGACGTAGAGGTCGCGGGATCCCGACGGCATGCGGATCCCGACCCGGTCGCCCTTCCCCACGCCCGCCTCCCGCAGCGACGCGGCGACCTGCACGACGCGCGCCATGAGCTCGCGGTAGCTGAGCGCGCCGTCGCCGTCCTCGATGGCGGACGCGTCGGGGTGCGCGGCGACCGTGGCCCGGAGCACGTCCACCAGCGTGCGCGGCGGGGTGACGGCGTCCGCGCGGTCGAGCACGCGCTGGGCGCCCTCGCCCGCACCCGCGAGGTCCGCGGCGTCCTCCGCGGGAGGCGCGGCCACGGCGTCGTCGTGCGGCGTCGCCGCCTCCGGGGAGGACTCGGGCATGTGGTCTCCGTTCGGGTCGGGCGGCGTCCGTACTGTCCGGCCTCCGGGTGAACGGGAGGTGGAATCGCGGCGACCCGGCGTCGCCTGGTGCCGCAGGGGCGGGATCAGCCGGCGGCGAGCGCCTCGTCGACCACGCGCCGCGCGTCGTCGTCGGGGGCGCCGAGCCGGCGCGCGAGCTGCGCGTACGCGACGGCCGCGGCGCGGAGCGCGGCGGGCACGTCGTCCTGCGCGGCGACGTACGAACCGGCGCGACCGCGCGTCTCGATCACCCCGTCGGCCTCGAGCTCCCGGTACGCCCGCGCCACCGTGTTGACGGCGACGCCGGCCTGCTCCGCGAGCGCCCGCACGGTCGGCAGTCGCGCACCGACCGGCAGCTCGCCGGCGGCGGCCCGGCGCGCGACCTCCGCGCGGAGCTGCTCGTAGGGCGGGATCGCGGAGCCCGGGTCTATGCGGTAGCCGGGCGCGGGATCCATGCGCCGAGGCTAGCGGTCGAAGGCGTTCGTGCCGTTTTTCAGTCGGAGTTTCACCGTGACTTTCTTGTGTTGAACGGACCTTCGGGTTCCCCACGGACTGATAAGCGCAGTCTGAGCAGAGGTAGTGTCTAGGACTATGCCAGCTCAAGACGCTTATCTCCGTCGGCTCGAGACTCTCCTTCATGCGATAGAGGGTATTGATGGGGTCACCGACGAGGGCAAGAGGCTCGCAACTCAAGCCGTGCAACGTGTTCTAGAAACTTGGACAAATGACCCCTTCTTGCTTGAGTCTTCCGATACGATGCCCTCGTTCTGGGATGAGGCAGATGAGGTTTTGGCCGCGCTGCCAAATGTGCCCTCCGATGAGCCTGCGGCTCTTCACGCCTGGGCGAGAAATTTGACTTTTAAACTTATCAATCAGGTCGATAGCTACATCGAATACGATGAAGGAAGTCCTAGGCAGAGGGCTTCCGCTTTCGATCTGCAGCGAAATCTCGCGTCAGATATTCAGGACATCGCAACTTCTGAGACGGGTGAGCGAATGCAAGCTCGCGCCGACAAAGTGCTAGCTGGTATAGAGAATACCGAGCGGTCGGTACAAGTTGCGGCAGGCAACGTTGGTGGCACAAAGCTCTTTGAGTACTTCGGGGACTACGCAGATTCACAGCTTAAGGCAGCTAATTTCTTTCGCTGGGCAACGATACTCTTAATTTCGGCTGGTGGGATAGTGTCGCTTGCGCTACCGCTGCCGGGACGCGCGGACTGGGCTACAGTCGCAGCTCGGCTGAGCGTGCTTGCGGCCGTAGTGGGGCTTGCCGCGTACTGTGGCCGGCAATCAACGCACCACAGGCGTATCGCAGATTGGGCCCGAGCGCTTGAGGTGCAGCTGAAATCGTTACCGGCATTCATTGAGCCCATTCAGGCAGATGAGCAGCGAGACGGAATCTACGCGGCTTTCGCAAGGCGAATTCTGGGAAATCCACCAGATGGGTCATCGGCGAATAGTGATACGACAGAACTTTCAATGACCCAAGTTATTGATCTGTTGTCCGTCGTGATCAAAAAAGCGTAAATAAAGGAAAGAGTGCTTTGTTGGTCATCGATGATGACTGCCGAATCGCGTGCTTCATGAGGGTCACGCATTCTGGCTCAAGTGCATGGTGGGTGGATGAGATCCACGCGACGGCGGGGCAAGATGGAGGAGCGGCGATCCCACCGCCGCCGACTGGAGGTCCCGCATGTCCGAGCTCGAGCTGATCACCATGTGGTCGCGCGCCCGCAAGCAGATGATTACGAGCCAGCTCGGCCCGATCTTCCTGCTCACCGCCACCGTGTTCCTACTGCGCACCGGCCTCGCCGACGCCGACCTGGGCACGCGACTCGCCGCCGCCCTGATCCTGCTCGCTACCGGCGCCCTCGGTGCCGCCGTGCAGTTCTCCCTCAACTCGCAGGCCATCGCGATCGCCCGCGACCTCCGCGAGTCGGGCGCCACGTCGCACGCGGCCCGCGTGGTCATCGCCGCGGAGGGCCTCACGAACCTCGTCCGCTACGCGATCCCGGCGCTGTTCGTGGTCATCTACGTCGTGATCCTAGTGGCGCTGTTTGCGTAGGCGCGATTTGAGGTGTTCATCATCGTGTAGTCGACTCGGTCACAATCGGAGGTCTATGGTGAAGCAGTATCCGGAGACGCCGGAAGAGAGTCCTGCGCAGAGCGTGGCGGTCGCAGTCGGTATGGGGGCTCTCGGATCTATTCCTCTTGTGGGAGGAATGGTGGCGGGAGGTTTGTCAGCAGTCATCGCAGCGAAGCAACGTGAGCGCGACGAGGAGTTCTGGGCATGGACCGCTGCCCGAGTCCGTGCCTTAGAGGAGCGTCTGGCAGGCGTCTTTGATCCGACGGATGATGAGTTCTTCGTGGCCGCGCAGAAGGTTATTAGAGCGTCACGCGAGACGGCGGATCAAGAGAAGCGGCGACTTCTGGCCGAGGTGCTCGCGGAGTCGGGTTCGTGGTCAGACATTCCTTACGATCGGCGAGAGCGATACCTCGACGTTGTCGTAAGGATGACACCCTGGCATATGAGGGTGCTTTCGTATTTCCAAGATCCGAGCGGGTGGTTTCACCGACGGGGGTTGGAGCATGAGCTTTATCGTTTATCGGGCAGCATGACGTCGATCGTGCAGGTCGCGACTGACTACGTGGTGCCGGCGGATTTACCATTTGAGCTTATCGTTTCGGATCTGGAACGGGAGCGCCTGGTGGATGTGCCATTACATACATTGATGACCGGTAGTGGAACTGTCGATGCGCGAACGACCGGCGACGGCGCTGGTTTGTTAGGATTCTTAAACGGTGCCCCCGCCGCTTCTTGGCCGACTTCGTAGGAGACGCTGTAAGGCGGCCCCGCATAGCTGCTGCAGGCTTTGGGTGATTTTTTCGTTTGATTCAGGCTCTGAAGCACATCAGCGCTACTCCAGCGTCCGGTTCACCAGCCGCGAGAGCACGATCGCGCTGCGGGTGTGGTCGACGTTCGGGGCCACGCGCACCTTCTCGAGGGCGTCCTCGAGGCTCGGGATGTCGCGGGAGCGGATGCGGACGATGGCGTCGGCGTCGCCCGTGACGGTGCCCGCGTCGACGACCTCGGGCACGCCCTGGAGGATGCGGCGCAGCTCGTCGGGCGCGACCGTGCCGCGGCAGAACAGCTCGACGTAGGCCTCGGTGCTGAGGCCGTCGACCGCGGGATCCACCTGGATGGTGAAGCCGCGGATCACGCCGTCGGCCACCAGCCGGTCGACCCGCCGCTTCACCGCGCTCGCCGAGAGCCCGACGGTGCCGCCGATGTCGCCGTACCCGGCGCGGCCGTTCTGGCGGAGGAGGTCGATGATCCGGTGGTCCAGGTTGTCCATGGGGCGAGCCTACGGCGGGATCGTGCGCGCGACCGGCCCCTCACGCGCGGAATCCGCGTGGCGACCGGTCGATCGGGCGCGATCCGCGTGCCAGGCTGGCGGGAAGGCGTCCCCTCGGGGCTCTGGGACATCGTCCGCCTCCACGACCGCGTCCCGGCGCGCCGCACGAAGCAGGAGCACCATGCCCTCCACCCTCCCCCTGTCCGCGGACACCGCATCGGGCCGCACGGCCGTCGCGAAGCGCGTCCTTATGTGCCGGCCCGACCACTTCGACGTGGTCTACAAGATCAACCCGTGGATGGATCCCGCGATCCCGACCGACACGTCGCTCGCGGTCCGCCAGTGGCAGACCCTGTACGACACCTACGTGGGGCTCGGCTTCCAGGTCGACCTGATCGACGGGATCGCGGGCCTTCCCGACATGGTCTACGCGGCCAACGGCGGCTTCACCCTCGACGGCATCGCGTACGGCGCCGCGTTCCAGCACCCCGAGCGCCAGCCCGAGGGCCCCGCGTACATGGACTGGTTCCGCGAGGCCGGCTTCGACGTGCGCGTGCCCGCCGAGGTCAACGAGGGCGAGGGCGACATCCTCCTCGTCGGCGACACGATCCTCGCGGGCACCGGCTTCCGCAGCGACAGCACGAGCCACGCGGAGATCGCCCGGATCTTCGACCGCGAGGTCGTGACCCTGCGCCTCGTGGACCCGTCGTTCTACCACCTGGACACCGCCATCGCCGTGCTCGACGACACGAACATCGCGTACCTGCCGAGCGCCTTCGACGCCGTGAGCCTCGACGAGATCGAGCGCCGCTACCCCGACGCGGTCGAGGTCAGCGAGCAGGACGCGTCGATCCTCGGCCTCAACTCCTACAGCGACGGGCACCACGTCGTCATCGCCGAGAAGGCGGTCGGCTTCGAGGCGTCGCTGCGGGAGCGCGGCTACGAGCCCATCGGCGTCGACCTGTCCGAGCTGCTGCTCGGCGGCGGCGGCGTGAAGTGCTGCACGCTCGAGCTCCGGAAGTAGAGGGCGAGGACATGACCGACACCCTCGACCGTCCCGCCGCCTCCGAGGCGGGCGCCCTCGCGATCCACGCCGAGGAGGCGCACGCCGCGCACAACTACCACCCGCTGCCCGTCGTGGTCGCGTCCGGCCAGGGCGCGTGGGTCACCGACCTCGACGGCCGGCGCCTGCTCGACTGCCTCGCCGCCTACTCGGCGGTGAACTTCGGGCACTCGCACCCGGAGCTCGTGCGGGTCGCGACGGAGCAGCTCGGGCGGATCACGCTCACCAGCCGCGCGTTCCACAACGACAGGCTCGGGCCGTTCGTCACGGCGCTCGCCGCGCTCGCCGGCAAGGACATGGTCCTGCCGATGAACACGGGCGCCGAGGCCGTGGAGTCGGGGATCAAGGTCGCGCGCGCCTGGGGCTACCGCGTGAAGGGCGTGGCCGCGGGCCGGGCGAAGATCATCGTGATGGCCGGCAACTTCCACGGCCGCACCACCACCATCGTCAGCTTCAGCGACGACGAGGAGGCGCGGGCCGACTTCGGGCCGTTCACGCCCGGCTTCGTCACCGTGCCCTACGGCGACGCGGCGGCGCTCGAGGCCGCGATCGACGCGGACACGGTCGCCGTGCTCGTCGAGCCAATCCAGGGCGAGGCCGGCATCGTCGTGCCGCCCGAGGGGTACCTCGCCGACGTGCGGCGGATCTGCACGCGCGAGCGGGTGCTCATGGTCGCCGACGAGATCCAGTCGGGCCTCGGCCGCACGGGCGCGACCTTCGAGTGCGACAACGCGGGCGTCGTGCCCGACCTCTACCTCCTCGGCAAGGCGCTCGGCGGCGGCATCGTGCCCGTCTCCGCGGTCGTCGGCGACGCGGACGTGCTGGGCGTCATCCAGCCGGGGCAGCACGGATCCACGTTCGGCGGCAACCCGCTGGCCGCGGCCGTGGGGCAGGCGGTCGTCGACATGCTCGCGACGGGCGAGCCGCAGGAGCGCGCGCGTCGCCTCGGCGCGGTGCTGCACGCGCGGCTCGGCGAGCTGGTCGGGCACGGCGTGCTCGAGGTGCGCGGCCGCGGCCTGTGGGCCGGCATCGACATCGACCCCGCGCTCGCCACGGGCCGCGCGGTGTGCGAGCGGCTGGCCGAGCGCGGTGTGCTCGCCAAGGACACGCACGGCTCGACGATCCGGCTCGCGCCGCCCATCGTCGTGGAGGAGGAGGACCTGGTCTGGGCCGTGGGCCAGCTCGCCGAGGTGCTGACGGAGCTCGGGGCGAGCTGACCCGCATCCCGACCCGGTCCGCGCCCGGCCGCCCTACGGGGTGGTCGGGCGCCGTCGTGTCGGGGATCCGCCGGGTCCGGCTGGCGCGCGCGTCGCGATGGCGACGCCCGCGGCGACGCACACCACGACGATCGCGCCGAGCTGCACGGGCGAGAGCGACTCGCGCAGCACGATCACGCCGAGGATCGCCGCGACCACCGGGCTGAGGCTCGTCAGCACGGCGAACAGGCGCGGGGTGATGCGGCGGAGGATCACGGTGTCGAGCGAGTACGGCACGGCCGACGAGAGCAGGCCGATCGCCGCGAGCAGGCCGACGACCCGCCCGTCGAGCGCCGCGACGTCGAGCGTGAGGAGGGCCCACGGTACGAGCACGACGAGGCTCACGACGCTCGCGACCGCGATGCCCTGGAAGCCCGGCAGCCGCTCCGCCACCCGGCGCGTGAAGACGATGTAGGCGGCCCACGTGACGGCGGCGGTCGCGCCGCAGACGAGGCCGAACGCGTCGATGCGCCCCTCGAGACCCGTGAGCACGACGACGCCCGCCGCGGCGACGAGCGCGCACGCCGCGTCGAGCAGGCGGCGCGACGCGAGCAGCGCGATGGACAGCGGCCCGAGGAACTCGATGGTCGCCGCGATGCCGAGCCCCAGCCGGTCGACGGCCGCGTAGTAGGAGAGGTTCATCAGCGAGAGGGAGAGGCCGAGCATCACGGCGGGCACGAGCTGTGCGCGCGTCATGCGGTGGATCCGGGGCCTCGCCACGGGCAGCACGAGCGCCGCCATCATCACCTGGCGCGCGGCGACGACGAGCACGGCGCCGACCACGGGGATCACGAGGCCGGCGAGCGAGGACCCGAGGCTGACGCTGACGATCGTGCCCACCTGGAGCGCGGCGCCCGCGGCGGTGGTGCGGGCGCCCGGGGCGGAGGCTGGGCCGGTGCCGGCTGCGGCCGCCGCGTCGGCGACCGCGCCCTCGACGCCGGCCGGGGTGGTGCCGGGCGCGGATCCGGGGTGCGCGCCGGCCGGGTCGGCGGGGTCCCCGGGGTGCGTCACCTCGCGAGCGTACCGACGCGGGGGACGGGCGACCGCGCGGCCTGGCCCGGCTCCCCGTCCCCGCGCTCAGTCGACCGCGGCCCGCTCCGCCGCCCGGGCCCGCCGCTCGAGCGGGAAGCGCGCGCCCGGGCGGGCGAGCAGCGTCGCGACGGCGGGGCCGGCGGCCTCCGCGGCGTCCGCGAGGATCCGCGGGGCGAGCGCCGGGTCCGCGATGTGGCTGACGAGCAGCGTGTCGACCCGGGATCCCGCGGCCACCGCACCCGCGCCCGCACCGGTGAGGTGCCCGTGGCCCTCCAGCTCCTGCGGCGTGGCCGTGAGGTAGGTCGCCTCGCAGACGAACAGGTCGGCCTCGTGCGCGGCGGCGCGGAGTCCGGGGCAGTCGGAGGTGTCGCTCGAGAAGGCGATCGTCGCGCCCGTCTCGAGGTCCTCGAAGCGCAGCGACGCGCTCGGCACCGCGTGGTGGGCGGCGAAGGCGGTGAGGCGGAGGCCCGGAGCGACCTCGAACGGGGTCGGCGTCGCGAGGTCGAGCCCGCGCACGTCGAAGGCCTGCGCGAGCGGGGCCTGCAGCGTCGGCACGGTCGGGATCCCGATCAGCTCGTCGAAGGACTCCACGTAGTCGAGGCTCTCGGCGGGCAGGTACAGGGGCACGCGCCGCTCGCGCGGCCGCGGGAACTGCAGCCGGAACGCGAGCGCCCCGAGGTCGAGCGCGTGGTCGGCGTGCCGGTGCGTGACGACCACCGCGACGAGGTCGTCGAGGGCGCCCCGCTCCGCGAGCTCGCGCACGATGCCGGGGCCGCAGTCGACCAGCACCGAGCCGCGCGGGCCGCGCAGCAGGTAGCCGCTGGCGGCGGATCCGGCGACGGGCGCGGTCGCCGCGACGCCGAGGATGTCGAGGGTCCAGGTCATGCGCGTCGTCCTCCCGTGCGGGTGCGGCCGCGGCGCGGGGCGTCCGGGCCGGGGTCCGGGGCCGCCGGATCGGGACCGGGATCGGGATCCGGGTCGGGGGAGGCGTGCACGGTGGTGCCCGGCGCATCGAGGCGCAGGTGCACGGCGTGGCCCGGCAGGTGCGGGGCGGCGGTCGAGGCGGTGAGCTCGGTGCCGTCGACCGCGCTGGATCCGTCGCCCACGAGCCGCAGCCGGAGCGACCAGCTGGACCCGCGCGGCTCGACGTCCACGACCACGGCGGGACGGGATCCGGCGACCGGCCGCTCGTGCAGGCTCGCGCCGCCGACCGGGCGGACCACCGCGAAGCACGGCCCGTCGACCGGCGCGGCGCCGTCGGCGAGGAAGGGCGCGAGCGGCATGCGCCAGCCCTCCGCGACGACGAGCTCGCCGTCGGCCGCGAGGGCGGGCAGGGCCGCGGCGCCCGCGACGAACTCGGCGACGAACGGATCCGCGGGCCGGCTCCACACGCCCTCGACGGTGTCGCGCTGGATGAGCCGCCCGTCGCGCATCACCGCGACCTCGTCGGCCAGCGCGAGCGCCTCGGCCTGGTCGTGGGTGACGATGATCGTGCAGCAGTCGGCCTCGGCGAGCAGGCGCCGGAGGTCGCGCCGCATGCCGTCGCGCAGCTGCGGGTCGAGTGCGGAGAGCGGCTCGTCGAGGAGCAGCACGCGGGGCCGGATCGCGAGGGCCCGGGCGAGCGCGACGCGCTGGCGCTGGCCGCCGGAGAGCTGGGCGGGGGAGCGGTCGGCGTAGG
This is a stretch of genomic DNA from Clavibacter zhangzhiyongii. It encodes these proteins:
- a CDS encoding Pls/PosA family non-ribosomal peptide synthetase, whose product is MPESSPEAATPHDDAVAAPPAEDAADLAGAGEGAQRVLDRADAVTPPRTLVDVLRATVAAHPDASAIEDGDGALSYRELMARVVQVAASLREAGVGKGDRVGIRMPSGSRDLYVTVLGVLAAGAAYVPVDADDPDERARLVFGEARVAGVVTGTGEYAPRTADAADAEAAAAAALRVLPAAAAHASTSALPLVAPPAPEDDAWIIFTSGSTGTPKGVAVSHRSAAAFVDAEARLFLQEEPIGPGDRVLAGLSVAFDASCEEMWLAWRHGACLVPAPRSLVRSGMDLGPWLTTHGVTIVSTVPTLAALWPAESLENVRLLIFGGEACPPELGQRLATDGREVWNTYGPTEATVVACAAPLGGPGPVRIGLPLDGWTLAVVDAEGARVPEGGVGELIIGGVGLARYLDPAKDAEKYAPFPALAWDRAYRSGDLVRFEAEGLVFQGRADDQVKVGGRRIELGEIEAALQDLDDVQGAAVAVQTTDAGNQVLVGYLVPRDPAAFSREDAVQRLRVALPAALVPLIGVVDSLPTRTSGKVDRAALPWPLPGAAGDDGADLDAELRPLAEMWSAALGTPVASADANFFDLGGGSLSAAQLVARIRTIDPEFTVADVYAHPRLGAMHAAIAGRAPRAERSGPRVDVTPTPRRTQWIQTLLGAPLLALQSLRWLALLLTASALLSPLGGFDALPDVSWWVLAPGLLLFATPFGRMAISAVAARLLLRGLTPGDHPRGGRWHLRLWLAEQIAQQIGAVGLAGAPWITYYARALGARIADDVDLHTLPPVTGMLRIGRGASVEPEVDLSGYWIDGDTVRVGAVRIGAGSTVGTRSTLLPGTRIGKGAEIAPGSAVFGRVPSGQRWAGSPAARVGKARVWWPDHRPPRNTRWVAAYGAASVATALVPVVAFVAGGGILAAAIRGSADLGDVWWRGLGALVPAVLVTGLVLALLVVGSVRLLGLGVTEGIHAVRSRVGWQLWSTERLLDLARTVLFPLYAGLFTPVWLRLLGARVGKDVEASTVLLIPAMTTIRDGAFLADDTLVAGYELGGGWMRVARAEIGQRAFLGNSGMAGPGHKVPKDGLVAVLSAAPTKSKAGSSWLGSPPVRLRRTVAAADDSRTFRPPTRLRVARILWELLRVVPVIVTCAIGLAVLVALAALTEAWGPFVAFLLGGVVLLAAGAVAAGISTAAKWILIGRIRAEEHPLWSSFVWRSEVSDVFTEMVAAPWFASSAAGTPALVWWLRSLGARIGSGVWCDSHWLPEADLVTLGDASTINRGCVVQTHLFHDRIMSMDTVTLDAGATLGPHSVILPAARIGPQATVGPASLVMRGELVPEASRWSGNPIGPWREVKLGRYLPAGASASASATVADPATEAPATAGRR
- a CDS encoding GntR family transcriptional regulator, with product MDPAPGYRIDPGSAIPPYEQLRAEVARRAAAGELPVGARLPTVRALAEQAGVAVNTVARAYRELEADGVIETRGRAGSYVAAQDDVPAALRAAAVAYAQLARRLGAPDDDARRVVDEALAAG
- a CDS encoding Lrp/AsnC family transcriptional regulator; its protein translation is MDNLDHRIIDLLRQNGRAGYGDIGGTVGLSASAVKRRVDRLVADGVIRGFTIQVDPAVDGLSTEAYVELFCRGTVAPDELRRILQGVPEVVDAGTVTGDADAIVRIRSRDIPSLEDALEKVRVAPNVDHTRSAIVLSRLVNRTLE
- the ddaH gene encoding dimethylargininase yields the protein MPSTLPLSADTASGRTAVAKRVLMCRPDHFDVVYKINPWMDPAIPTDTSLAVRQWQTLYDTYVGLGFQVDLIDGIAGLPDMVYAANGGFTLDGIAYGAAFQHPERQPEGPAYMDWFREAGFDVRVPAEVNEGEGDILLVGDTILAGTGFRSDSTSHAEIARIFDREVVTLRLVDPSFYHLDTAIAVLDDTNIAYLPSAFDAVSLDEIERRYPDAVEVSEQDASILGLNSYSDGHHVVIAEKAVGFEASLRERGYEPIGVDLSELLLGGGGVKCCTLELRK
- the rocD gene encoding ornithine--oxo-acid transaminase, whose protein sequence is MTDTLDRPAASEAGALAIHAEEAHAAHNYHPLPVVVASGQGAWVTDLDGRRLLDCLAAYSAVNFGHSHPELVRVATEQLGRITLTSRAFHNDRLGPFVTALAALAGKDMVLPMNTGAEAVESGIKVARAWGYRVKGVAAGRAKIIVMAGNFHGRTTTIVSFSDDEEARADFGPFTPGFVTVPYGDAAALEAAIDADTVAVLVEPIQGEAGIVVPPEGYLADVRRICTRERVLMVADEIQSGLGRTGATFECDNAGVVPDLYLLGKALGGGIVPVSAVVGDADVLGVIQPGQHGSTFGGNPLAAAVGQAVVDMLATGEPQERARRLGAVLHARLGELVGHGVLEVRGRGLWAGIDIDPALATGRAVCERLAERGVLAKDTHGSTIRLAPPIVVEEEDLVWAVGQLAEVLTELGAS
- a CDS encoding EamA family transporter — encoded protein: MTHPGDPADPAGAHPGSAPGTTPAGVEGAVADAAAAAGTGPASAPGARTTAAGAALQVGTIVSVSLGSSLAGLVIPVVGAVLVVAARQVMMAALVLPVARPRIHRMTRAQLVPAVMLGLSLSLMNLSYYAAVDRLGLGIAATIEFLGPLSIALLASRRLLDAACALVAAAGVVVLTGLEGRIDAFGLVCGATAAVTWAAYIVFTRRVAERLPGFQGIAVASVVSLVVLVPWALLTLDVAALDGRVVGLLAAIGLLSSAVPYSLDTVILRRITPRLFAVLTSLSPVVAAILGVIVLRESLSPVQLGAIVVVCVAAGVAIATRAPAGPGGSPTRRRPTTP